A part of Chlamydia ibidis 10-1398/6 genomic DNA contains:
- a CDS encoding exodeoxyribonuclease V subunit gamma encodes MDATKQCKAFFSNSPTHLLARLAQDLFSANQHPFDKRWILVANKETEHWLRKELIQATSSNIFMGSAIFSSFDTLIKKLFAEVCYSKPRIPDYITLPLFIHDILDKQNFSSSKQVEATFSTSPTYSEVKKLAAIFKKFYTFSQTASQDCPFHREIFTNLQEQFTSIEEVFSQILSSLPDLSSKRSFYIFGYSHLPKHFASFFVQLSHVFPVYFYCLSPSREYFGDLISDRSMDLFWRRSASSEQLSVWEEYIFTDRQDLLANLAHKSQASQNFFVDQEICYDEVFIPPGTQSSLEMIQHRLFYLQPNCPDDLVNKKETITINKALNPSREVNEVFCKVSRLIHEGVDPKDIFILSSRLEKYEPFLKAIFQPHIPIHFTNTLSGSSESLINKFSMLSSLLQSNGDFYCLMQLLLSPHLKTPLENRSFPYLLKRIAELWKTIPLYTKRIQTLADIILEDYPFLEEGGKISQLEIWEVIIPILYEIQSFMDHGESLLKLTYEEHFHYIVTFLESIFTLSGEEVSLIVSLKTTLLPNFSEKLCSHSFFMDFCLDYFKHFHRLSPLYTKPGPYVGSLADLSFIPKGYTFILGANKLSDSQDLASLADNTTSQEEFLFSSNSDEENFHFLQILISTKHELHISYLSSNLDPVLPSDYLKYLRSAVQLTEKSLPTQPYTLDVFSKPQILPSSHKYYYNLALAFCSRKELFPSLFVATQNPSPVIKSISLDRLITSLLNPLALFLESHYAIRISHPKPLQSKEKIFPTQYQLIALWKKNLHKTQEMEIENFLSTYSKHLYSFYDKKIKGWLDSIAQNESCAPYTVIFSSRLFHENIASKQQILSPITLTVENSSIELHGTIEGVCKDGIYICEMKPESGVITEKAEQTMSYLTLQQRLESRIKLAMLKMANILPKSAVIKKIKDWDITQEESDPRDPENYLRLVLTAYLKLQNRPTPLVSAESWSALKSTNATSNLKKAITNKIKDCASSTFWEFQNRIIPDDLIQMDDELRELLLSLISGDA; translated from the coding sequence ATGGACGCAACCAAACAGTGTAAGGCATTTTTCAGCAATTCCCCTACCCATCTATTGGCAAGACTTGCACAAGATTTGTTTTCTGCAAATCAGCATCCTTTTGACAAACGATGGATCCTTGTTGCCAACAAAGAAACAGAACACTGGCTACGCAAGGAGCTCATTCAAGCAACTAGCAGCAACATTTTCATGGGATCTGCTATCTTTTCTTCTTTTGATACCTTAATTAAAAAACTTTTCGCCGAAGTGTGTTACTCAAAACCTCGGATTCCTGATTATATCACACTTCCGCTATTTATACACGACATCCTTGACAAACAAAATTTTTCTTCATCAAAACAAGTAGAAGCTACTTTTTCCACATCTCCCACATACAGTGAGGTAAAAAAATTAGCTGCGATTTTCAAAAAGTTTTATACATTTTCCCAAACAGCATCTCAAGATTGTCCGTTTCATAGAGAAATTTTCACTAATTTACAGGAACAGTTTACCAGTATTGAAGAAGTATTTTCTCAAATACTTTCTTCCCTACCTGATCTATCCTCGAAACGCTCTTTCTATATCTTCGGATACTCTCATTTGCCTAAACATTTTGCCTCATTTTTTGTGCAATTAAGCCACGTGTTTCCAGTATATTTTTATTGTCTGTCTCCATCTCGAGAATACTTTGGGGATTTAATTTCAGATAGAAGCATGGACTTGTTCTGGAGAAGGTCTGCATCATCAGAACAACTCTCTGTGTGGGAAGAATACATTTTCACAGACCGGCAAGATCTTCTAGCTAACCTGGCGCATAAGTCACAAGCATCTCAAAATTTCTTCGTAGATCAAGAAATTTGTTACGATGAGGTCTTTATACCACCAGGAACACAATCTTCTTTGGAGATGATTCAACACAGACTATTTTACCTTCAACCGAATTGTCCTGACGATTTGGTCAATAAAAAAGAGACCATCACTATCAACAAAGCGTTGAATCCTTCTAGAGAAGTCAATGAAGTATTTTGTAAGGTTTCTCGTTTGATTCATGAAGGAGTAGATCCTAAAGACATTTTTATTCTTTCTTCACGATTAGAAAAATATGAGCCATTTTTAAAAGCTATATTCCAACCTCATATTCCTATCCATTTCACTAACACATTGTCAGGAAGCTCTGAATCTCTGATCAACAAATTCTCTATGCTATCGTCTTTACTTCAGAGTAATGGTGATTTTTATTGCTTAATGCAATTGTTATTATCCCCCCATCTGAAAACACCTTTAGAAAATCGATCTTTCCCCTATCTTTTGAAGAGAATAGCTGAACTTTGGAAAACCATCCCGCTGTATACAAAGCGCATACAAACGTTGGCTGATATAATTCTCGAAGACTATCCTTTCTTGGAAGAAGGGGGTAAAATCAGCCAATTAGAAATATGGGAAGTTATTATCCCTATTCTCTACGAAATTCAAAGTTTCATGGATCATGGTGAGAGTCTTCTTAAATTAACATACGAAGAGCATTTTCATTATATAGTTACATTTTTAGAATCCATTTTCACTTTATCTGGAGAGGAAGTTTCTCTGATTGTATCTCTGAAAACGACGCTCTTGCCTAACTTTTCTGAAAAGCTATGCTCCCACTCCTTTTTTATGGATTTCTGCTTAGACTACTTTAAGCATTTTCATCGATTAAGCCCTTTGTATACTAAGCCAGGTCCTTATGTGGGATCTTTAGCCGACCTAAGTTTTATCCCTAAAGGGTACACGTTTATCCTTGGCGCAAATAAACTCTCAGATTCTCAAGATCTCGCTAGTCTTGCAGATAACACTACATCTCAGGAAGAATTTCTATTTTCATCTAATTCAGATGAGGAAAATTTTCATTTCCTACAAATTCTAATTTCTACAAAACATGAATTACATATTAGTTATCTATCTTCAAATTTAGATCCTGTATTACCAAGTGATTATCTAAAATACCTCCGAAGTGCTGTACAACTTACTGAAAAAAGTCTTCCCACACAACCCTATACCTTGGATGTATTCAGTAAGCCGCAAATTCTTCCCTCATCGCATAAATATTATTATAACCTTGCTTTAGCGTTTTGCAGTCGTAAAGAGTTATTCCCCTCTTTATTCGTTGCCACTCAAAATCCATCACCTGTGATAAAAAGCATTTCTTTAGACCGTCTAATTACCTCTTTGCTCAATCCTTTAGCTTTATTTTTAGAAAGTCATTATGCAATACGCATCTCCCACCCTAAACCACTACAATCCAAAGAAAAAATATTCCCAACGCAGTACCAGCTCATTGCTTTATGGAAGAAAAATCTCCATAAAACACAAGAAATGGAAATAGAAAATTTTCTTTCCACTTACTCCAAACATTTATACTCATTTTATGACAAAAAAATTAAAGGGTGGCTAGACTCTATTGCACAGAATGAATCCTGTGCACCTTATACCGTGATATTCTCATCACGTTTATTCCACGAAAATATTGCTTCTAAACAACAAATCCTTTCCCCTATTACCTTAACTGTTGAAAACAGTTCTATCGAACTACATGGCACTATAGAGGGTGTCTGCAAGGATGGTATTTATATTTGTGAAATGAAACCTGAATCCGGAGTAATTACGGAGAAAGCAGAGCAAACCATGTCGTATCTTACCTTACAACAAAGATTGGAAAGTCGTATTAAATTAGCTATGTTAAAAATGGCGAATATTCTTCCTAAATCAGCAGTTATTAAAAAAATTAAAGATTGGGATATAACCCAAGAAGAATCCGATCCAAGAGATCCAGAAAACTATTTACGATTAGTTTTAACAGCATATTTAAAATTGCAAAATAGACCAACACCCTTGGTATCCGCGGAATCTTGGTCTGCTCTGAAAAGTACAAACGCTACAAGCAATCTAAAAAAGGCTATCACAAATAAAATTAAGGATTGTGCAAGTAGCACATTCTGGGAATTTCAAAATCGCATAATTCCCGATGATCTCATACAAATGGATGATGAACTTCGTGAACTACTACTCTCTTTAATCTCTGGAGACGCGTGA
- a CDS encoding MFS transporter, with amino-acid sequence MNVATKKKSFYALVITHFLTILNDNLYKFLLVFFLLEGKGLAENAKILSYVSLFFALPFLLLAPLSGSLSDRYQKRNIILITRVVEIFCTSLGAFFFYTESVVGGYVVLVLMASHTAIFGPAKMGILPEMLPLDYLSRANGIMTAATYTGSILGSCLAPLLVDLTKNLPINCYVLSAIICVFSSIVSTFVSFRIRPSNVKNHSQKISYVSFKDLWEILKDTWHVHYLSLSIFLVAFFLLVGAYVQVEIIPFVEFTLGYPKHYGGYLFPLVALGVGIGSYVTGWISGKDIKLGYAPIAALAIGLSFVGLYASASSLIGVIIFLVMLGFFGGAYQVPLHAYVQYASPEHKRGQILAANNFLDFLGVLIAAAIIRVMGCGLNLRPEISFLCMGIVVFALGIWVLWLWKEHVYRLILSAVLRKQISDSLKLDISSVPLCYFVKTKSYREVRRVLAMLPKTTRSTVVILDHQLQPSWTTRLVSYCVPTVISQVEDSSDEGVKEAWAVLESQRIKKLLQKQPDLCVICLGKPRNMELFAKVLREQGIHLKSILLIEPDTERRKYRMALGVD; translated from the coding sequence ATGAATGTTGCTACAAAAAAGAAGTCATTCTACGCTCTCGTAATAACACATTTTCTTACGATTCTGAATGACAATCTCTACAAGTTTCTTTTAGTGTTTTTTCTGTTGGAAGGCAAAGGCCTAGCCGAGAATGCTAAAATCTTATCATATGTAAGTTTATTTTTTGCTCTTCCCTTTTTGTTATTAGCTCCTTTATCTGGAAGTTTATCCGATAGGTATCAGAAGAGGAATATTATTTTAATTACTCGCGTGGTTGAGATTTTTTGTACCTCGCTAGGCGCATTTTTCTTTTATACCGAATCAGTAGTAGGCGGATATGTGGTTTTAGTTCTAATGGCTAGTCATACCGCTATATTTGGTCCTGCAAAAATGGGAATTCTTCCTGAAATGCTTCCCTTAGACTATTTGTCTCGGGCCAATGGAATAATGACAGCTGCCACCTATACAGGTAGTATTTTAGGCTCTTGTTTGGCTCCTTTGCTTGTTGATTTAACAAAAAACCTGCCCATTAATTGTTACGTATTGTCTGCTATAATTTGCGTTTTTTCTTCGATTGTCAGCACTTTCGTTTCTTTTAGAATTCGTCCAAGCAATGTAAAAAATCATAGTCAAAAGATCAGCTATGTAAGTTTCAAAGACCTTTGGGAGATATTAAAGGATACTTGGCATGTGCATTATTTAAGTTTGTCAATATTTTTGGTAGCTTTCTTTCTCCTAGTCGGTGCTTACGTTCAAGTTGAAATTATTCCTTTTGTCGAATTTACCTTAGGTTATCCTAAGCATTATGGAGGTTATCTTTTCCCTCTTGTGGCTTTAGGTGTCGGTATTGGTTCTTATGTTACTGGGTGGATATCTGGAAAAGATATCAAACTAGGATACGCTCCCATAGCTGCTCTCGCAATAGGTTTGTCTTTTGTAGGCCTCTATGCAAGCGCATCTTCTTTGATTGGAGTGATTATTTTTCTTGTCATGCTGGGATTTTTTGGCGGGGCATATCAAGTTCCTCTTCATGCTTATGTACAATATGCTAGTCCGGAACACAAAAGAGGGCAAATTTTAGCTGCTAATAACTTTTTAGACTTTTTAGGAGTTTTAATAGCAGCAGCCATTATTCGTGTGATGGGTTGCGGTTTAAATCTTAGGCCAGAAATAAGTTTTTTGTGCATGGGAATAGTCGTTTTTGCCTTAGGAATTTGGGTGTTGTGGTTATGGAAAGAACATGTATATCGTCTGATTTTATCCGCTGTTCTTAGAAAACAAATATCTGATTCTTTGAAATTAGATATCTCATCAGTTCCTCTGTGTTATTTTGTAAAAACCAAATCTTACAGAGAAGTGCGCAGGGTTTTGGCTATGTTACCCAAAACTACTAGGAGCACTGTCGTTATTTTAGATCATCAGTTGCAGCCTTCATGGACAACTAGACTTGTCTCTTACTGTGTTCCTACTGTCATTTCTCAAGTAGAAGATAGTAGTGACGAGGGAGTCAAGGAAGCTTGGGCTGTATTGGAAAGTCAAAGAATTAAAAAATTATTGCAAAAACAGCCAGATCTTTGTGTGATTTGTCTAGGAAAACCCAGAAATATGGAACTATTTGCTAAGGTTTTAAGAGAACAGGGCATCCATCTTAAGTCAATACTACTTATTGAACCCGATACAGAAAGAAGAAAATATAGAATGGCACTAGGGGTAGATTAA
- a CDS encoding UvrD-helicase domain-containing protein — protein sequence MKSFDIFNPKTKIQGKFFLEASAGTGKTFTIEQIILRSLLENSAEHVDNILAVTFTNAATNEMKVRIQENIERTVSQLKNTPATLPPYLEKETNVKLLYIKLRNSLASLDRMSIFTIHGFCNFILKQYFPEIYFASTSQSLTHNQMVLHHIREYMKQDLWKRVLSQEQFKRLATQYNVSSSRSKFLIDEIFKNYTRQNKANFVNVYPEFQEQLRLFREDLKNIDQESCLADLESYNSGTESRYRLSSKSIRRIVDILYSNTYEDFILVAQALDKWKHRLKKQIPTPIAEALVKSKLSALIIQAHDPTLIFNILLQDIQKYLREHFTPWLSPDASIDILETLLSSSKAKSLIEKVRKKFQLVLIDEFQDTDKKQWSIFSKLFASEEYQGSLFLIGDPKQSIYEWRNADLKTYLKAKSSFSQDAQLCLVNNYRSTSELMDSINKLFSALNPFLKIEDDHKEYESIYYHPLEARSSNTHAYDEYRPIHFVSFSSDVDLANWISATSLDIKKTYNIPLGRMAILVCDSKQALNLMTLSSVPVAFSKKRSVFERTETFYLTLDWLEALIYPEKENKTQKVLISNLFGYSPNEIIERKEEFSSFFFSMHSHLLSYGLLSTFYTFMSHQGATLFKTPQGDLIFQEMEIFCSYLDKVSKNPYEQLLHLQHISETGNDEEALSFSCHSDDDNTLKITTIHSSKGLEYDVIFACGLDKSSTHQLGQEAIREMYVACTRARKILFIPIKSAKRNKSILSYYVEHQSLTKDDSTYIFANRLTELFPDNFSLSHIENVPIPDTQKKFNLCKPNFYNIPSPPPDMKIFSFSSSNTQVEEESYLEVTQPQQQSRVLPQGKSTGIIIHKILEHIIPNFLIKEEELFSCVTTFVKDTHLNGYEQTITNMLLTAFSAPLNFSQDIFSLIDVDPSKVLSEEAFLFLKEDGLYQGAIDLFFEHNRKYYILDWKTSFLGDTPSDYNPKNILDYIEKRNLEEQGRIYLQATTRFLQQFDIHTNVEVGFVFLRGCDKLGNGFAKLNYN from the coding sequence GTGAAATCTTTTGATATTTTTAATCCTAAAACGAAAATCCAAGGTAAATTCTTCTTAGAAGCTTCCGCTGGCACGGGAAAAACCTTTACCATAGAACAAATTATTTTAAGATCTCTTCTTGAGAATTCTGCAGAACACGTGGACAACATTCTTGCTGTTACTTTCACGAATGCTGCAACCAATGAGATGAAAGTGCGGATTCAGGAAAATATTGAACGTACAGTTTCTCAACTTAAAAACACTCCTGCCACTCTTCCTCCCTACTTGGAAAAAGAAACCAATGTCAAGCTGCTTTACATTAAGCTTCGCAACAGTCTAGCTTCGCTAGATCGCATGTCTATTTTTACAATCCATGGTTTCTGTAATTTCATATTAAAGCAATATTTTCCAGAGATTTATTTTGCCTCTACAAGTCAATCTTTGACACATAATCAGATGGTTTTACACCACATTCGTGAGTACATGAAACAAGATCTCTGGAAACGCGTACTCTCTCAAGAACAATTTAAACGGCTAGCAACCCAATATAACGTATCTTCTTCCCGTTCAAAATTCCTAATTGACGAAATATTTAAAAATTATACCAGGCAAAACAAAGCTAATTTTGTAAATGTATACCCAGAATTCCAAGAACAGTTGCGATTATTCCGTGAGGACCTAAAAAATATAGATCAAGAAAGTTGTTTAGCAGATCTTGAATCTTACAATTCTGGAACAGAAAGTAGATACCGACTTTCTTCTAAAAGTATCCGTCGTATCGTGGATATTCTATATTCTAATACGTATGAAGACTTCATCTTAGTAGCTCAAGCACTTGACAAATGGAAACACCGTCTAAAAAAACAAATACCAACCCCAATAGCAGAGGCATTAGTTAAATCGAAATTATCCGCATTAATCATACAAGCACATGATCCGACTCTTATTTTTAACATTCTTCTTCAAGATATACAAAAATACTTAAGAGAGCACTTTACTCCTTGGTTATCTCCGGATGCTAGTATTGATATTTTGGAGACACTTTTATCTTCTTCAAAAGCTAAGTCACTTATAGAAAAAGTAAGAAAGAAATTTCAATTGGTATTAATCGACGAATTTCAAGATACAGACAAGAAACAATGGAGTATATTTTCTAAACTTTTTGCCTCTGAAGAGTACCAGGGATCTTTGTTTCTAATCGGCGATCCCAAACAATCCATTTATGAATGGAGAAATGCGGACTTAAAAACATATTTAAAAGCAAAATCGTCCTTCTCTCAAGATGCACAGCTGTGTTTAGTAAATAATTACCGCTCTACTTCCGAGCTTATGGATTCTATTAACAAGTTATTTAGCGCATTGAATCCGTTCTTGAAAATAGAAGATGACCATAAAGAATACGAATCCATTTATTACCATCCTCTGGAAGCTAGAAGCTCTAATACACATGCTTATGATGAATATAGGCCAATTCACTTTGTAAGTTTTTCTTCTGACGTAGACTTAGCCAATTGGATTTCTGCGACATCCTTAGATATAAAGAAAACTTATAACATTCCTTTGGGCAGAATGGCTATTCTGGTTTGTGATTCAAAGCAAGCTCTTAATTTGATGACCTTATCTTCTGTACCCGTAGCTTTCTCCAAAAAAAGATCCGTTTTTGAGCGCACAGAAACATTTTATCTTACACTCGACTGGTTAGAAGCATTAATTTATCCGGAAAAGGAAAACAAAACACAGAAAGTCTTAATCTCCAATTTATTTGGTTATTCTCCGAATGAAATAATTGAAAGAAAAGAAGAATTTTCCTCTTTCTTTTTCTCCATGCATAGCCATCTTCTATCCTATGGGTTGTTGTCCACGTTTTACACGTTTATGTCTCATCAAGGAGCAACTTTATTTAAGACTCCTCAGGGAGATTTGATTTTTCAAGAAATGGAAATCTTCTGTTCCTACTTAGACAAGGTTAGCAAAAACCCTTACGAACAACTCCTACATTTGCAGCATATCTCAGAAACAGGAAATGATGAAGAGGCACTGTCTTTTTCTTGTCATTCCGATGATGATAATACTCTAAAAATAACAACAATTCATTCTTCTAAAGGCTTAGAATATGACGTTATTTTCGCATGCGGTTTAGACAAATCAAGCACACACCAACTCGGTCAAGAAGCTATCCGCGAGATGTACGTTGCATGTACACGAGCAAGAAAAATTTTATTTATCCCAATCAAGTCAGCGAAACGGAACAAATCTATTTTATCATACTACGTCGAACACCAATCCCTAACCAAAGATGATTCAACTTATATCTTCGCCAACAGATTAACCGAACTATTTCCAGATAATTTCTCTCTTTCCCACATCGAAAATGTCCCTATTCCCGACACACAAAAAAAATTCAATCTCTGTAAACCGAATTTTTACAATATTCCCTCTCCTCCTCCAGATATGAAAATCTTCTCTTTTTCTTCTTCTAATACGCAAGTAGAGGAGGAATCATATCTTGAAGTTACGCAACCACAACAACAGTCTCGGGTTTTACCTCAAGGAAAAAGCACGGGTATCATTATTCACAAAATTCTAGAACATATAATTCCTAATTTTCTTATCAAAGAAGAAGAACTATTCTCCTGTGTTACAACCTTTGTGAAAGATACACATCTCAATGGATACGAACAAACTATTACAAACATGCTACTAACTGCATTCTCAGCTCCTTTGAACTTTTCTCAAGATATCTTTTCTTTAATAGATGTTGATCCTTCCAAAGTCTTATCTGAAGAGGCATTTCTATTTTTAAAAGAAGATGGTTTATATCAAGGAGCTATAGATCTATTTTTCGAACACAATCGAAAGTATTATATTTTAGATTGGAAAACTTCATTTTTAGGTGACACCCCCTCAGATTACAATCCTAAAAACATCTTGGATTATATTGAGAAAAGAAACTTGGAAGAACAGGGGCGTATTTATCTTCAAGCAACAACACGATTTCTACAGCAATTTGACATTCATACAAACGTAGAAGTTGGATTTGTGTTTTTACGAGGTTGCGATAAACTAGGGAATGGATTTGCGAAGCTAAACTATAACTAG
- a CDS encoding rod shape-determining protein MreC — MSYPSLHNRKIRYYVYGLVFLGIVLCWNLPRGIYEGMQRQFVRLHSLVFLGKPQNHCDYTYESLENLFLKERVTLLEERLSYYQDSQCSLPLFPNILSSYFRDSKPCRIIYRDPAYWGSSCWVNVGKQQGVQKNSPVLSGKFLVGLVDYVGNTQSRIRLITDVGMKPSVVAVRGGIQAWVVKNYARELINHIEKLSDVYILEKDKYEKIFQLEELESLIPCNEENTWLLRGTLSGRGGSLWQPEASILYGEGFFSSNGKTTLQIGDILVTTGLDGVFPPGLLVAKVLQIFPPNEGACCFKIEAQSLATDITQSHLLILPPMEFNPNDRPDVFGLLWE; from the coding sequence ATGAGTTATCCGAGTCTTCATAATAGGAAAATTAGATATTATGTTTATGGGTTGGTTTTCCTTGGAATAGTTTTGTGTTGGAATCTTCCAAGAGGGATTTATGAGGGCATGCAAAGGCAGTTTGTTCGGTTGCATTCCCTTGTTTTTTTGGGTAAGCCCCAAAATCATTGTGATTATACTTATGAAAGTCTTGAAAATCTTTTTCTTAAAGAGCGCGTAACCCTTTTAGAGGAACGTCTATCTTATTATCAAGATTCTCAATGTTCTCTTCCATTGTTTCCGAATATTTTGTCATCGTACTTTCGTGATTCTAAGCCGTGTCGGATTATTTATCGCGATCCCGCATACTGGGGAAGTTCTTGCTGGGTAAATGTTGGTAAACAACAAGGTGTGCAAAAAAACTCTCCCGTACTTTCTGGAAAATTTTTAGTTGGACTTGTGGATTATGTAGGGAATACGCAATCTCGAATACGGTTAATTACCGATGTCGGCATGAAACCATCCGTTGTAGCTGTTAGAGGCGGGATTCAAGCGTGGGTAGTCAAAAATTATGCTCGTGAGTTAATTAATCATATTGAGAAACTTTCTGATGTCTATATTTTGGAAAAAGATAAATACGAAAAGATTTTTCAATTAGAAGAACTGGAGTCTTTAATACCCTGTAATGAAGAAAATACCTGGCTGCTTCGTGGTACATTATCTGGAAGAGGAGGCTCTTTATGGCAACCGGAAGCTTCGATTTTATATGGAGAAGGTTTTTTTTCTTCCAATGGTAAGACAACATTACAAATTGGAGATATTCTAGTTACCACAGGTTTAGATGGAGTGTTTCCCCCAGGTTTACTTGTAGCTAAGGTCTTACAAATTTTTCCTCCTAATGAAGGGGCATGCTGTTTTAAAATTGAAGCTCAATCTCTAGCTACTGATATTACTCAGTCTCATTTGCTTATTCTTCCTCCCATGGAGTTCAATCCGAATGATCGGCCAGATGTTTTTGGACTGCTTTGGGAATAG
- a CDS encoding aromatic amino acid transaminase, protein MSFFYHLPTFSPDSILGLQKLFLEDARAEKVNLVIGVFESPNKKYGGFSSVRKAQNVFLEDEINKRYLPVIGLGSYLDEMRDLSFGDIDPDNVFGCQALGGTGALHVGALVFSMAGLSGKVFIPEQTWGNHIRIFAQQGLQVERYPYYDVGSRGLDFSKTLSALRNAPEKSLVLFHCCCHNPTGVDFTENMWNDLAAVCKERNLLPFFDMAYLGFAENLESDRRPVRIFIDAGLTVFIAGCASKNFALYGERVGYFAVHSTCKDDLERISSCVQEKVRGEYSSPVRDGAMVVSTILSNPYLRQEWISELDMIRTSLQTLRTKFVQEMRSSIGHSFDFIGSQRGFFGYPGFSTKQVDFLREEKGIYTTSGGRFNLNGITNKNMQYVIQGFSEAYELSESS, encoded by the coding sequence ATGAGTTTTTTCTATCATTTACCGACATTCTCTCCTGATTCTATTTTGGGTTTGCAAAAGCTCTTTTTAGAAGATGCGCGTGCTGAAAAGGTAAATCTCGTTATTGGTGTTTTTGAGAGCCCCAACAAAAAATATGGTGGGTTTTCTAGCGTACGTAAAGCACAAAATGTTTTTCTAGAGGATGAGATAAACAAACGCTATCTTCCTGTTATAGGGTTGGGATCCTATCTTGATGAAATGAGGGACCTGTCTTTTGGTGATATAGATCCTGATAATGTATTTGGTTGTCAAGCGTTAGGGGGTACTGGAGCTTTGCATGTAGGGGCTCTTGTATTTTCCATGGCTGGCTTATCTGGAAAGGTATTTATTCCAGAACAGACTTGGGGTAATCATATAAGGATTTTTGCTCAACAGGGATTACAGGTTGAGAGATATCCATATTACGATGTTGGTTCTAGAGGTCTAGACTTTTCTAAAACTCTTTCTGCCCTACGCAATGCTCCTGAAAAGTCCTTGGTTTTGTTCCACTGTTGTTGTCACAATCCTACTGGGGTAGATTTTACTGAAAACATGTGGAATGATTTAGCTGCAGTTTGTAAAGAACGCAACCTGCTTCCTTTCTTTGACATGGCCTATCTTGGATTTGCTGAAAACTTAGAATCTGACAGACGCCCTGTTCGTATATTTATAGACGCAGGCTTGACAGTTTTTATTGCAGGATGTGCAAGTAAGAATTTCGCTTTGTATGGTGAAAGAGTGGGGTATTTTGCTGTGCATAGTACTTGTAAAGATGATTTAGAGCGTATTTCTAGTTGCGTACAGGAGAAAGTTCGTGGTGAATATTCTTCTCCAGTTAGGGATGGTGCTATGGTTGTCTCTACTATTTTGAGCAACCCCTATTTAAGACAGGAATGGATTTCTGAACTTGATATGATTCGAACATCTTTACAGACCTTGAGAACAAAGTTTGTTCAGGAAATGAGATCATCCATAGGACATAGTTTCGATTTCATTGGATCGCAAAGAGGATTTTTTGGGTATCCAGGATTCTCTACAAAACAAGTAGACTTTTTAAGGGAGGAAAAGGGTATATATACAACGTCTGGAGGAAGATTTAATTTAAATGGGATTACCAATAAAAATATGCAGTATGTAATCCAAGGTTTTTCTGAAGCTTATGAGTTATCCGAGTCTTCATAA
- the trhO gene encoding oxygen-dependent tRNA uridine(34) hydroxylase TrhO — translation MKKNYYALAYYYLTQIDNPHEEIALHKELFKTLDVSCRIYISEQGINGQFSGYQPDAERYMAWLKQRPGFENIKFKIHHIEENIFPRVTVKYRKELVALGCDVDISNQGKHISPQEWHEKLQENRCLVLDVRNNYEWKVGHFENAVLPDIQTFREFPAYADRLAEEYDPATTPVMMYCTGGIRCELYSSLLLEKGFKEVYQLDGGVIAYGQAVGTGKWKGKLFVFDDRLVVPIDEADKNVAPISECSHCGVACDTYYNCANTDCNNLFLCCSNCISSTKGCCSSACSEAPRIRPFSASRGNKPFRRMHLCEDVKQEESEAAPSCCCCLK, via the coding sequence ATGAAAAAGAATTATTATGCTTTAGCTTATTATTATTTAACTCAGATTGACAACCCTCATGAAGAGATTGCTCTACACAAAGAGTTGTTTAAAACTCTGGACGTGTCGTGCCGTATTTACATCTCAGAGCAGGGCATCAACGGACAATTCAGTGGATACCAACCTGACGCTGAACGTTACATGGCTTGGTTGAAACAACGCCCTGGATTTGAAAATATAAAATTTAAAATTCATCATATTGAAGAAAATATTTTTCCCAGAGTTACTGTAAAATATCGCAAAGAACTAGTTGCTCTTGGTTGCGATGTTGACATTTCGAATCAAGGAAAACATATTTCTCCTCAAGAATGGCATGAAAAACTACAAGAAAATCGTTGTCTGGTCTTGGATGTAAGAAATAATTATGAATGGAAAGTCGGACATTTTGAAAATGCCGTACTTCCCGACATTCAAACGTTCCGAGAATTCCCAGCTTATGCTGATCGTTTAGCTGAAGAATATGACCCAGCTACAACGCCGGTGATGATGTACTGTACTGGTGGGATCCGTTGTGAGCTCTATTCCTCTTTACTCTTAGAAAAAGGTTTTAAAGAGGTATACCAACTAGATGGTGGAGTCATTGCTTATGGTCAGGCTGTTGGCACAGGCAAATGGAAGGGAAAACTTTTTGTTTTCGATGATCGTCTCGTAGTACCTATAGACGAAGCAGACAAAAATGTTGCTCCTATCTCAGAGTGTTCGCACTGTGGAGTAGCGTGCGATACGTATTACAACTGTGCAAATACGGATTGTAATAATCTTTTCTTATGTTGTAGCAACTGCATCTCTTCTACTAAGGGGTGTTGCTCCTCAGCTTGTTCAGAGGCTCCTAGAATTCGTCCTTTCTCTGCATCTAGGGGAAATAAGCCATTCCGTAGAATGCACTTATGTGAGGATGTTAAGCAAGAAGAATCCGAAGCGGCTCCCTCTTGTTGTTGCTGTTTAAAGTAG